In the Apis cerana isolate GH-2021 linkage group LG7, AcerK_1.0, whole genome shotgun sequence genome, AATCATGACTTTTCATTGTTGATATTAACCTCTACAATAtcgttatattgtaaataatttaaaaattttttttatatatttattaaaaagttaactgataaatttatatatgaaataattaagttgattataaaatcattttgttaataattttttattaaattttctaataaaaatatttattttacagttTTTACACAAATTAGGTGTACCAAAAGATTGGTGTATTGTTGATGTTTATGGATTGGAACCTGATCTATTGGCTCTTGTACCTAAACCGGTTCTtgctgttattttattatatcctttATCCAAAaaggttataaatataaaattatattaatctttttatttctttaagatcataatttataatatatgtaataattttatatgatataggGCGATAACAGTTTAGAAGATGATGAAGAAActgataaaatgaaagatgcaaataattttaaagatgcagaagtttttcatatgaaacaatatattcataatgcCTGTGGTACAATTGCATTAATTCACAGTGTtgcaaataatcaaaatatgtaggcattttattaaaaatacataattaatttaatttattttgaaatagatattatatattattgtttatttaattcatttttttagcaTAAATCTCCAAGATGGCTTTTTAAAAACCTTCTTAGATGATgcaaaaaatctttcttttacgGAATGTGGAAAACATTTAATGGAATCACATGGTATTAGTACTACTCATAAAGATGTTGCACAAGAAGGACAAACAGAGGTAtgatttttatgctttttacaatcatagaaatgtaatttaaaatatttgataggtTCCAAGTGAAGAAGAACCAGTTTATCATCATTTTGTAGCATTTATACAAaagaatggaattttatatgaattaggtaaatattttaattctacaatatataattaacatataaaaatattatattaatactaaatagaacatcaataataaataattataatgattaatattataagaatatcattattatttccatatgGGATTTTCTAGATGGACGTAAATCTGCTCCTATTAATCATGGTACAACTAGTCCAGAAACATTATTAGAAGATGCAGCGCGTGTTTGTAAAGAATATATGGCTCGTGATCCAGAAGAGGTGTGTTTTACAGTTCTTGCTTTCACTAACAGTGATGCATCAGCATTATAATTGAAGATGTAACATATATACTTGAggataattgtttaaataatttatttcgtacattatatacatatatctgcTTTTTGTatcacatttattaatatttgctaTTATAAGATGgatattcacaaaaaaaatatgtataaaatgtaaaacaaaatatgaaatatgaaaaataattgaaatcaaataaaaaaacttttttgatgtattttattttattattaaaatagattaatatttttcataaaatatataattttattttttatattaatttatcatgaattttgattaatcaaatcaatggttatttttatttatttttaaataagaatttatttcaactaattaaaattatatattatataactatttgttatatatatataaagatattttttataaataaatatatcttatatttaatttaatatttaatttatttagtttaaaaataaataatattgtttaaacaaatttctttctattattcttattatattatattttttcttttttataatgaatgatattttaaatgaaatttttttcaaaaaccaaaaatatatataaataataatttatattttttataaaaacatgtacaatcaacataaaaatacattcaagatatttatttttttttaataattattaaatatttattttttttattatcagagATCGTAAAATCTGTCGGTCAGTGACCAGAACCTAGCAAGAGACCTAGTTATTTTAGATTCTCTTCCGAGAGTGATCATCTTAGCACTACTCCCTAAATAGTAGCCTAAAaacgcaaaataaaattaaaacattgctTTGCTAATGGCTATGTATATCAGTTCtgcatgataaaaataattatatattgaaactatatttatatattgcatgatttttttatacaacacgataaaatttaaaaaaaaaaataatgaaagatagtttaaaagataGCCTcaccatattattatattttatttgaagtgAAATAATCAtgcaaaaaatgcaaataaatgaatgtattGATGATAAATGGTTCATGTGCATTAGTCATTGTTTGTCATCTCAGTCTAGATTGATTTTACAGtggaaaattttcatgatTCAACTGTTCAATCTttggtaatataataaaatttaattaaaattttcttgatatgTAGCGAAagatgacatttttttttcatattgaacAATTCTTGAGTGATAATgttacgtaaaaatattttaaagaagtcTCATATATGTCTCATGTAATTAAAAACTGtatcaaagatatatttaaaatagtcatgttttaatgttcaatttattttatattatattttatataacgaaaaattttaattattcttaatagaaATCttagtaaaatgaatatattttagtttattaaaaaaaatattttatttattgaaaaaattagtttattaaaaataacgaataattttaaattataattaataaactatatataagtGAATAATTAACTAAAATCTTAGCTAATAatgacattattataattatgacattattaaattaaatatgaatactaaatttatataagcttatatgtatgttatattatttcaaggtTCGATATTTTGGTTACTAgtgtcgaaatatttttccgttacaaaaaattttccattaagataacataaaaatagtttatcactattatacaatataaaaaaaattatacatataaaaaaatatttttattctaatttttaaattttttttatttctgatagataaaaaagaatatattttatttttttaaactatattgatattttaaatgcttagtacaaaattatattttttcacgataaaaaaataaataaaaaaattgaaaaattaataataaattttccaagaataacatgaaaataatttaactaaaatttttttaataataaaaaattttttaaatttctgacaaacaaaatagataaaaaattgtgataaatatataaataattacatgtattttaatattttaatattaaaattgaattaaattttgaatgaattttgtattaaattaattttttgttattaaaagaataaaaggaaatttccaataaataattttctatcaaaaattatatttgtacaaattCGGTGATAACAGTAAGCAAAGAATTCTATTAGTTAAACTCAATTTACTTTAATAGACAAATATTGCGTCATCAGAATGGAAAATTTGgaacaaaaattagaattaggataaaaagataaaacaattgtatattttaccttagaaaaaagattttttttaatcgaaaatacatatgttattaataattcgtaaaatgaaaatatattaattttaagatcttTATGGACTATCTTTATTTTGTAAGGACCCTTACGACAAAAGATCtagcgaatttaaaaaaatttgtataaaacaaaataaaattggatcattatatatttattttacatgcaAAGACAGTGTTTTACGGATATACATCCATACGTGttttatgaatatgtatatatatatatatatgataatatttatttatagatatacatgataattttaattaaattcgtaaGTTAAcagtaaagaattaaaattattcaattttatcaattaaagtaTAATCATACTATATGTTATCGATCGTGACATTGATATTAATCTATCAGTAAAttgagataattattttcatgttttcataaaaaatatcaattttctgcaatattatattataattacatatatataacgtttgattcatttaaatttgcatgattaaatatgtaatcatTATTGCATGTAatcattatatgttatatgtaatcatataattaataattatctctttattattaataaatctatttctatctatattatcatattatactttaatatatcgttttatattgtataattgtaacaaagaaaatgtttcaatagtataatttattgttacttacagttatttatagtttagtacaatttattgatacttatatttgaaatatttttttttaaatatataatttcattttttaattgatttatcgtcatatttttttctttgttttaagttaatagatatttctcagattttaacaaataaccaaagtttcaagaattaatgaaatatatcacgCACAAGTATTTTGCTTTCATTTATGGCTAGTAGTTCTAAAATGTAAGGtcattctataaaaatgttatatatgaccttattacatatttcatatatatatatatatatttataaaattttatatatatatatatatatatataaatatatatatatataaaatatttataaaattattttgcaaaataaattaaaacattgaaCTAGCTAAAAGGATTTATATGAAAGATTTGTATCGATTTCTTtagttttatcttaaaatctatataaatgtatatataatcgtatgttaaatttataatttattcaagataaaaaatatactaaatgtttacagaatttttaatgagactaatttttttctatattcaatttttttcaattttacttcaattttttattactgatTTTCTAcgtatttactttattatttttatataaattatgattttataaattatgttttctgCAAATATTTCCGCAATTatctttgtataaattatatttggaataaattgtttaatttaataatttcatttaattttaacaatatcattttagtttttttttaaacttacatTTCATTACTAAAACAAgatttcaataagaaaagaagaaatattatatttttattcattttaaaaaaaattttatgtatatttaattgtatgatttatatatactaatatagtaaaatatatcaatgtatttattaaatttaaaaatcgagaaTATTCAATGAGCAGAAAAAATGACTAGAAATGACCATTCtgacttttttatatttatttaataatttatattcaataattatattcaataattatatttaatgatcatATCTATTAcagattatcttttaattattattgtaaaatcataaaataaatatttaaatgttatgaaaatcattattttttcattgattcaatatttatatatgattcaaatattttagtaattttaaaattataattataaatttaaatttcaatttttttgtataatttcagaatttcaatcaatatttaatatatttcactaccatatatttcatacatcaattattttttatttcttatttctatatacaaaataagaattaaaaattctaaaaattttctaagaatttacatttacatatatacgtatatgtacacatataaaaaatctgaTTGTGATTTCCTTGAAGTGTTGCGGAactaatttttcaacgaatgaACGTCTTTATCAACTCTAGTCAAAGAAATGTGTGTATACAATTTCTTGTTATATATACAGTATTactgtttattaatatatacagtatatacagagtattaatatatttgtgggACATATTAGAAGATCGATAAaaaccaaaataaataaaatttgatatgcaaaaatgtaatattattatgttaattatgtaattataatcgaaatttGCGTTAGATGAAAcgagatataattagaatgaaataatttccattataCGTGTTTCATTGTTTTCAATTCATCTAATTCAAACAtcaattgcttataacttaataaataagctttaaccgatatttttgtatttgttttgatcTTTAGAAGCAGCATTCCAAAGATAttccacaaatatattaacactttATATACACATTTCACATTATGGACGAAATTTAGCTCTGATTGTTGGAGTATTTCATGATCGAGGAGAGGCAAGAATGACATAGACTGGGAGACAAGCAGCACCAAGTACCGAATAGCAAATAGTCTTTGGCTTCGAGTTGGCTTTGGTTCTCAGTATCGCGATCCCGTTTCAGTCGCGCGGAAGCAGTCGACCGTTGCACGTGTTCACGGACCGATTGACAGCCGCCATCATCTATGGGTTACCAGTACCCATTTATACATCTGGACACTTTGAATTGACCTCGAGAAAGTAAGTtgttattattcttcatttttttgatataaatatatttaaatgtatttaaatgaatttttttaaatctttttacttttgaaaagataatgattattaaaattattgacttataatatttatttaaatattttataaaaatgattagaattatagaatgtatggtagaaataaatataattaacgcttatatttatgtttgacATACAtagatatagtaaatatacttagatataataatatctattaattacatttatagattgtttttgatatttatttaattgtttatttatttttatgacttcagagatatagatatatttttcttgttatttttaatttattttaaattttaaaaatgtaattttttcaattgtaattttaattgtatatttttaatttaatatgttaattaataagaattgaacAAAACATTTTAgtgatctattatatatagtaatagtattataaaaataattagatataaatctATAGTTCtaagctttttttttgaaaaaatcaattaattttgccAAAATCatgtatatgattttaataattttaataataaaacataagaaaattataaattagtcaATTTGATTAGTTTGATGGATTTAGTAGATTTTATTGACTCATTGCAATCCaggcataaaaaattttgcattatatttcaataaatgcaaaggaaataaataattaaataaattaatataataattttataataatctatattaatatgctcactgaaattttcatatttttttttaaataaaattttattttaaataaaatatgtgtaaaataaatcatatataatgtgtgataatatatttatttttgatataaaataataataaaataataataaaaataaaagtttttaattttcttaataatatttaatataattttataacaaaaaaaatctttatcagtgaattttaattaaactaaaatcagagaagaatatttttatattcatattttttattattaatctaaataaatttttttaagaagctttatttatttcagtttagagaaatttattttctttaatgtttattatatgtttataatgtttattacgCATTACGTagcttataatttattaaaacttatttaaaatttaataatttatcatttaaaatttaataattattattcatttatatgtatacgattttttatttcctgcaataaaattttctagtgCATTTTCAATTTggtcaaattaaatattattaaatattaagatttaaaaattaattttttcaaaaaccaaaagaaatattatttgttcaataaataaattttacaaggaTTATTgaattgacaatttttttaatatatgataagatatattaaaaggtAATAAGATttcattacaaataaaattaaaatcattttaaatcaaaattagattcaatgtgattttttaaatttattataatttatactattaatactgcattcgttattaaaaaaaaatatattttgaaaatgttaaagAACTACAAATTTtatgtcattattattaatgaatacttagtattaacaatattttaattgattctttaggattaagattatttgtattaaaattcttaggattaaaactttaaaagaaGTAATGCAATTAACATCTTTtatcatgaattattaattaagtcataaataatgtttgattaattgattaatttgatttagaaaagattttaaataaacgaatttaatCAAGGTGAAGagattatataagtaaattatcttttttttattatttacataatttatgtgTAAatcttatttgtatatatacatttcatcataaaaatatttatatagttcgGGAATAAAAAAccaaactttgaaattttttttgaaagattaaaaatatagttgaaaaagtaataaaaataaaagaatataaaaaattgagggattcgaaatctttatattgtatctttatattgtattgtatttttgatctcgtttctttttttcatttttttaatcaacaattgacaattatttgtcatattattaCGTTTCATCATAGCTAAAGTAAATCCCAATATAAGCCAATTATCAGTGATtctgagaaaaagagaatttctTGTATTATTACTTTTGATTAAGAAAGTATAATACAAATCATGAtgcttgaaaataaattaaaaattatatttttattttaattaaaaaattttgtatttttttattttaagattttttattaaaaatagaacattaaaaatttcgaaaatcattTATGTTCTTTGATGTTTCTATTGTGCAATAACTTATATCTCTATCAAGatctataataacataaaaattatggaattgAATGATGAATTGAaactttttgatttaattataaatcaaattttattttaaacaaaaaaaacacattcatttctttatatatattttcatttgatatattttatatttcatataaaatagtatagaAAATCATATGATGATAATCGGCGAAGTTATGAATCTTTATTGATATCgagtatttgtattattactgACTGTCATCATTCATGAATATGtgtttatattcgatatttatacgagttttaattacattatttggcaaattttatcattagaaGACGTGTAAATTGTTGAACATTTGATAGAAATTGATgatcttttcataatttaatagattaaagaggtattcttgttaaatttaaatataaaaatagttttattattatattattatattattatattatctatttaatttacataatatttgattttatataatatttgaatatatattttttaaattgcaataatgcagtaattattaaaacttcatttatatgaatttgttAAGAAATGTGggaatgtatttaattttcttaccagatatcttatatcttaattttctttaatttttctttcttattaatagAACTTGACactcatataaaaatattttataaaatttttttttctaaaatatataataatgtattaaatatttcaaacaatattaattataaaaagaaattataaaaagaatatataaaaagagttTTGCAAACATAGTAATTAAGTCTAATgtttaatgtattaatttttcatttattttataaaaatatcatatatatttttaattatattatattatttaagacaTAAATGGAATGATATTCAGGAATAATTCagataatcgaaattaaattcaaataatcatataaattttatttatataaatgtaattttattataatttttgaaaataagaaaaactcagttttaaattaatattcaactttttttgtaaatttaacaattaattaaaaataaaataaaatatattattatattttatttaatatataattattattaagaaataatgtaaaatattactttttttcaataaattaattttcaataaataagataataatttttttttttatatgtattatcctatataaaaatatataaagtctttaataaatatataaatatataaacctatataaaatatataaaatagattattaaataattcacaatTAACTTGTTCAATTCCaattattctattcaatttttatttcgaatataaaaattgcttaatgtacttttttttaatgaataatattaatttgttcaaatatttgataatttatacttgatatattatattatatattaattttcatttcataattttgatttcaattatcaatgagatatttcattattccaatgcaataataatataaatttgcaaattttgatttaaatttattataattagtttaaaaaatatataatctttccattataaaaatataattttttgaatatttttaattaaataatttgataatattattattaatatattaattattgattatgatattgtattgattttctttcgaaaaatcttttttatgcttatattgcattaaaatagtgatatgaattttataatttttttttggaaagaataaaatattgaatattttaataaacgataaaatcatatatttaataaaattatgtttatttttaataaatttcgatatttattgtagattttaatatcttttagtaaatgattttatattttatattttatattttatattttaaatgataaatatttttggtatatttttctcataaagCTTAACAATTTTGAGCGTgtgaaataattgaagatataagataacatttttttaatatagagtTTCATTGGAAGAAATtagatttggaaaattttccagtatatattatatacatataacattattcatgataacatttaattaaaaattgttaaataaatgaataaaactgataattgataaaaaattattattttaatattaaagatctcaaataataataaatatatatgaaaaatatatatattaattatatatatatattatataataacatatatattatatatgtattaatatatacaaatattatatataatattatataacacatatattatataataattacattatgttaaatatatattatattaaatagatgtataataataataatttactaatataatattatattgtaatatattatcttttgataataaaatgttataagacgttttcttagaaaaattatatatgattttttaacactaagtttctagaaaaataatatatttaatatataatacagtgaatataatatagtgaatataataatatgattttctgatatattaatatctgatatattaataataatttaatttatataaatattaatattaatattaataaaaataatataataatataaatataataatataaatttatatttatatcaataattttttgatttttaaatttctattaacatattatttatcttttatttgtatattattcttttatatttttatattttttactttattttatattatttttatattattttttttattatttttttattattttattagaaaaaattcatctatgtaatataatataattaaagtaaaatagatataatctttaatagatattttttattggtattaaattctgaaagaatatatttatcttatattaatacatcatatattatatcatataccatatattaatacattaatacatattacGTCTTTCATAGATAAGAATTTTcaagtatatatatgcaatactTCTAcccaaatataagaaatttataaaattgtatttcatacaattttaaagaatatttgtaagaaaaaaccttatattagaaaaattatcttaataaaaaattcaatattaatctgataaagatatattctttttttatttaatattatttaatatttaattatattttaattttattttattttattcaaaaatttatattcaatttttatgagtATTTGTAATTGTGactataataatgtttttttatattattttatattatttatttatttatattattttctttaataatttttaaattatgcttttaattaaataaatattgtattcaatatttgtcaattgatataaacatgtcaaaagaatgaaaaattaaaataattctgcaataaattaaaataatcatttagtcaaggatataaaaaattattataatgttatataatataaaattatatgttatataatataaaattatataaaaacataattatataaaaacatacctGAATATTTAGATGCTTTATTTTAGATACTATATtgcacataaaaatataataaaattatattgtatatagaaatattttatatgtaatttattgtattttatatgtaaattgtgtatcttaatatcttttatttaatttctttaaattttatgttaagatCGTTAATACGTTACACTTTATCTTATCATATTatgaagattatatattaataatcgcaATAGTGcaacatttttatcaatgatttGTCACTAATTTTTgacaattattcatataaaatatttattgatgtagataatggatttaaaaataaaaatattttatttaatttttttttttttgataacttttcttcttaattaaagtctttttttaattcattgcatgaatagttattaaaattaaatcttttctcttattaattaaataagaaaatatttttattttatttttaataaaacattgatTTGTATGATGATTTGCATTTAATCAAGACATGTATATGTACTCATAtgattttctgtatttttttttattaatatcgtaaatatGGTAAATGATAAGGAGAACAATCAATAGACAAATACTGACAATCTATTTGGCGATAAAACATTTGACATTTAAACAATCTTGGCCAATGCATCGCGACATGTGCAAGAAACGTGCCATATATTGCGTCGTTGACATAAGCTCTCAATAATTGCAAATGgacgaaaaagaatttttcatattagtgtatttaatgataataaatataatagcagACAAATGTATAAGattcttcatatattttacatttttttaaaatattttattaattatatagaaaaaaacacATCTCaccgattttaataatattgaaatatatttataattttattttattttttatgcattcTGCTCTTTTTTgagatatcaataaaaatatttttaatacatattgcatatcataaatatctatatagtttagaattttaattttgatctttAATATATGTTGCAAGatcattttcttaataaatctttaaaatactttacttaaaaataattatttattagaaacttatttattagaaaattattaataaaaaattttttcattaa is a window encoding:
- the LOC107994215 gene encoding ubiquitin carboxyl-terminal hydrolase isoform X1, whose translation is MTSWIPMESNPEVMTKFLHKLGVPKDWCIVDVYGLEPDLLALVPKPVLAVILLYPLSKKGDNSLEDDEETDKMKDANNFKDAEVFHMKQYIHNACGTIALIHSVANNQNIINLQDGFLKTFLDDAKNLSFTECGKHLMESHGISTTHKDVAQEGQTEVPSEEEPVYHHFVAFIQKNGILYELDGRKSAPINHGTTSPETLLEDAARVCKEYMARDPEEVCFTVLAFTNSDASAL
- the LOC107994215 gene encoding ubiquitin carboxyl-terminal hydrolase isoform X2, whose protein sequence is MTSWIPMESNPEFLHKLGVPKDWCIVDVYGLEPDLLALVPKPVLAVILLYPLSKKGDNSLEDDEETDKMKDANNFKDAEVFHMKQYIHNACGTIALIHSVANNQNIINLQDGFLKTFLDDAKNLSFTECGKHLMESHGISTTHKDVAQEGQTEVPSEEEPVYHHFVAFIQKNGILYELDGRKSAPINHGTTSPETLLEDAARVCKEYMARDPEEVCFTVLAFTNSDASAL